TTTTAAGTCTTCTCACTATATGAATAGTAGAATTAGCCCATAGAGGAGAAGACAGTGACGCTCTTAAACCAAGCTCAAGTAGAGCAGCTAAAGGAAATAACTACACATTTACGACAAGTAAGACAAGAAAAATCCATACGCATAGAAGAAATTGCTGCTCAAACACTGATTAGAGCAGGTGTTTTGCACGCTTTAGAAGAAGAAAGATTTGAAGAATTACCTGAGCCTATTTTTCTTCAAGGCTTCATCCGTCGCTATGCAGATGCTTTAGGACTGGATGGAAATGCTTTATCACATACTCTTATAAGCAATCCAGTAGTCCGCCAAGACCCCAAGAACGATCGTAAAAATTCTGACAACAAACCAAATACATACATACCTCTTGTCGTTACCTACATTCTGTTATTGGTCGCTGCATCTGCTGGTCTTTTACATATACTTAATCCACCACAAATCACATCTGAATCTCTGACTCCAGAAGTAAATAATGAACAGTCAATAGTCAGCAAAACTAACAAATTGACAGAAAAGTAAGTACGTTGGCGCAATTAAAGCTAGCTGGCAAGGCTGTCATTTGTCCTTTGTCATTGGTCATTAGTAAAGACTTTAAGCCTATTTACGTTTCGTAACATAATTGGTTTATTTCTGCTAACTTACTTAGAGGAAGTGGCGAGTGAAGGATAAGAATTAATCACCAATGACAAATGACAAATGACAAATTCAAGATATTTGTGGTTTACGCAGATGCCAAGTAGTAGCTTGTTCATAAGCGTAAGCTACCTGAAACAATTGGTCTTCTCGCAGTACATTGCCAATTAGCTGTAATCCTATTGGTAAACCCTGGTCATCAAAACCACATGGCAAACTTAAACTAGGTAAACCAGCAAGATTCACAGGAATAGTCATCAAGTCAGTTAAATACATGCTCAAGGGATCAGTAGTTTTTTCCCCTGCTTTGAATGCTGTAGTGGGAGATGTGGGACAAACTAACACATCAACTACGCGAAAAGCCTTTTCAAAGTCTTCTTTAATTAGGGTGCGGACTTTTTGCGCTTTCAGGTAATAAGCATCGTAATAGCCAGCAGAAAGGGCATAAGTGCCGATCATAATCCGACGTTTGACTTCTGTACCAAAACCAGTGGCACGGGTACGAGTATACATCGATAGTAGGTTATCGGCATCAGGAGCGCGGTAGCCATATTTAACGCCATCGTAACGAGCCAAGTTTGCTGATGCTTCGGATGGGGCAATGATGTAGTAGGTGGGTAAGCCATAACGAAAGCGCGGACAGGAAATTATATGAATCTCCGCTCCCAAACTTTGTAATACATCTACTGCTTTGGTAACAGCTTGTTCCACTACAGAGTCTAAACCTTCACCAAAAGTTTCTTTAACGATCCCAATTCTTAGCTGACCTCTGGGTTTGAAGTCTGGTTTGAAGCTGGCGGCGTAGTTGGGAATGGCAACTTTGAGGCTGGTAGAGTCTTTGGGATCGTGACCTGCGATCGCATTTAATAATATTGCCGCATCTTCTACTGTGTTGGCAAATGGCCCAATTTGATCCAAAGACGAAGCGTAAGCCACCAAACCATAACGAGAAACCAAACCATAAGTTGGTTTCATCCCCACCACACCGCAGAAAGATGCCGGTTGCCGAATCGAACCGCCAGTATCAGAACCGAGAGCAACTACACATTCTTGGGATGACACCGCCGCAGCCGAACCCCCCGAAGAACCACCTGGAACTCGTGACAAATTCCAGGGATTAGCCGTGACTTGGTAGGCAGAGTTTTCTGTGGAACTACCCATTGCAAACTCATCTAAGTTGGTTTTGCCTACCATTACGGCCCCAGCATCTGCCAGCTTTTGCGTCGCCGTTGATTCATAAGGCGGCACAAAATTCTCTAAAATTCGGGAGGCGCAAGTGGTAGGGATTCCCTTAGTACATAAATTGTCCTTAATCCCAACAGGAATGCCTGCTAGTAGCCCGATTTCTTCTCCGGCAGCAATTTTGGCATCCACAGCACCCGCCTGCTCTAATGCCCGTTCTGCGGTAACACATAAAAAGCTATGTAATTTCGGCTCTAACGCTTCAATGCGCTCTAAAGCTTCTTGGGTAATTTCAACGGCAGAACGTTCTTTTTTAACTAGTTGTTGGTGCAACTCGCGGATGGATGCCATGATTGCTCTCTTTGTGACTCAAGTCATTGATTTTAGTACATATTGGCCGATATGGGTATTGGGAATGGGTATTGGGAATGGGGAATTGGGCATGGGGCATTGGGCACAAAAGGCAGAGGGGCAAGGGAGCAGGGGGTAAGGGGGAGAATTAAAAGTTACTTCTTTCCCCTTTGCTACCTTATTCCCTAACTCTCCACTGTTAATAAATAAGACTCATACCTCTAAAGAAATAAGTAATTGTGGGGTTGGAAAAATTGCGAGCCTTAAACAAAATAATATTAGGAATTTAACATCATCCGTAAATAGAGGGACTACAATCAAAACGGACAAATGTTTCATGCTCCAATAAAGATAGGATTACAAAGCTATGTCCGACTTAAATCGAGGAATTATGAAATTTGAGGGTGCAGATTCCCCAAAAGTAGTCACTATCTCTACCGTGTTGCTTCTGGGATCGATCGCTGCTCTCATCATCTGGGCGCTGCAAGCTGCCTATGCGCTAAACTAAAACCATTAGTAGTCTAGAAGGGCACTTGTCTTAAACGGTTTCCGTCGTAGCCAAGTGTCCATTCCATGACTAATAAATAAAAGCGCCCTAATTACCATCAAAAATTTCAGAAAAACTTTAGATTTTAGATTTGAGGTTTTAGATGGAAAATTTAAATCTAAAATCCAAAATCCAGAATGTTTGAACCTTGGGGTGTTTTAGTTATTTTAATTATCTGCCCCCTCTTGGGCGGATTACCCCTGATTGCATGGATAGCTTACGCGCTTACGGGTAAGCAATTATCACAAGTTGGTACACGAAACATTAGTGTATCAGCTGCCTTTTATCACGGTGGTAAGTTTGTCGGAATTCTGGCAGTCTTGTCAGAAGCTTTTAAAGGAATTGCGGCAGTTTTCCTCACCCGTCTTTTCTTCCCAGAGGGATCGTTTTGGGAATTGATTGCCCTGATCGCTCTGGTAATTGGTAGATACTGGATAGGCAGAGGAGCAGGTACAACAAATGTCGTCTGGGGTTTTGTCGTACACGATCCCCTGGTGGCAATATTTGTCTCTTTCTTTGCAGGTATTAGCTTTACAATTCTGCAATCAAAACAGGCAGTCAAATATGGGGTTTTGCTTCTCTTTCCACTGTTTGTAGCAATTTTGCATCTAAGCGATATCCCCAGAATGCTTGCTGCTGTGGCTTTAGCTGGTTTAATGGCCTGGATTTATGCAAAAATCCCAGATGATATGAACCTACCAGCTCAAGAGGCACAAACAGAATCGCAAGCGATGTTGGAATTTTTACGGGGCGATGTCTACAACGGGCTACGCCAACGCGCGATGGTTTCTTTAGATGAAGAGTTGGATGCTGCTATTGTCGGAGAAAAGGCGGCTACATTATCCCAAATTAAACGTTGGGGCTATCCAGTCCCGAAAGGATGGGTACTAGCGCCAATCGACGATCCAAAAGTGTTGACAGAATTTCTCCAGCCATCAGAATTATCCCCCTTGGTGGTGCGTTCCTCCGCTATTGGCGAAGACTCAGAACATTCTTCCGCAGCTGGGCAGTATGAAACAGTTTTAAATGTTACTAGCCCAGAGGCATTACAGCAAGCGATCGCTCAAGTTCAAGCTTCTTACAATCATCCATCTGCTGTACAGTATCGGCGTGATCGGGGCTTAAACGATACAGCAATGGCTGTGTTGATTCAACAACAAGTCCAAAGTGTATATTCTGGCGTTGCTTTCAGCCGCGATCCCATTACTCAGCAAGGTGATGCAATCATCATTGAAGCCCTTCCAGGCAGCCCGACGCAAATCGTTTCGGGAAAAGTCACACCAGAACAATATCGCGCTTTTGTCGTTGAAACAGAAAAATCCTCCTCTGTGCAATTAGAGGGTGAAGGACGAGTTCCCCAAGCATTAATTAAGCAAGTTGCATATTTAGCTTACCGACTCGAAAAACGTTATCATGGCACTCCTCAAGATATTGAATGGAGCTACGACGGTCAAACGCTTTGGGTGTTGCAATCTCGACCAATCACCACTTTATTACCAATTTGGACGCGCAAAATCGCTGCTGAAGTGATTCCTGGAGTAATTCACCCCTTAACATGGTCAATTAATCGTCCTTTAACTTGTGGAGTTTGGGGAGAATTTTTTACTATAGTTTTAGGCGATCGCGCTTTGGGGTTAGATTTTAATGAAACGGCAACTCTTCATTACTCCAGAGCCTACTTTAATGCATCCCTCTTAGGAAACATTTTTCTCCGTATGGGATTGCCGCCAGAAAGTCTGGAATTTTTAACCAGAGGAGCTAAATTAAGTAAACCGTCCTTGCAGTCAACCTGGGAGAATTTGCCAGGACTAGGGAAGTTGCTAAAGCGGGAATTAAACTTAGAAAAAGACTTCAAGCAAGATTATCACCAACGGTTTATTCCTGGGTTGTCGCAGTTAGCGCAAGAGAATGTAGATAATTTGGAACCAGCCAAGCTGCTAATCAGAATTGACTTTATTCTAGAGTTGCTGCGCCACGGGACATATTACAGTATTTTAGCTCCCTTAAGTGCTGCCTTGCGACAAGCGATTTTTCGGGTGAAGGATGGCCAAATTGATAATAGCGTGACTCCAGAGGTGGCGGCATTGCGATCGCTCAGTGCAATAGCTACAGATGCCAAGCAAGTATTGCTTGAGTTTGAACCACAGCAGGTATTTGAGCAGTTAAAGCAAACCCCAGAGGGAGAGAAAATCCTGCAAGAATTTGACGAATTGCTTCAGGATTACGGCTATTTAAGTGAAGTGGGAACTGATATTTCCGTTCCCACTTGGCGGGAAAATCCCCAGATGATTAAGCAGATGTTTGTGCAATTAATGCAGGGGAACGAACCACGATCGGGTGCTAAAGACGCGATTAATAGCATCTTTGCTGGTAAGCGCAAACGTTCTTTTGTCCAACGGCGTGTGGATATTAAAGGGCGAGTTACCGAGGTTTATTCACGGCTGTTAGCTGAATTGCGTTGGAGTTTTGTCGCTTTAGAGAAGATTTGGTTAAAGTCAGGCTTACTCCAGAAAGCAGGAGATATCTTTTTTCTCAACTTTGATGAAGTGCGGCGTTTAGTTGTAGGTGACGATTTTAGGTTAATTGAGGAGTTAGATAAGTTAGTGGAATCGAGGCGATCGCAATTCGTTCAAGATAGTGAGATCATTCAAGTGCCACTTTTAGTTTACGGCAATACACCTCCGCACCCCTTAGCTCCTTCTGCACTCTACTCTGACCAAATTTTACAAGGGATTGGAGCCAGTCACGGGCAAGCTGAAGGCAGGGTGAAGGTGTTGCGAAATTTACAAGACGTGCCAGAGATTGACCGAGATACGATTCTGGTAGTACCTTACACAGATTCCGGCTGGGCCCCTTTGTTATTAAGGGCTGGAGGATTAATTGCCGAAGTTGGTGGACGGCTTTCTCACGGTGCGATCGTGGCTCGTGAATACGGAATTCCTGCTGTGATGGATGTTCGGGGTGCTACATGGCTTTTGCAAGATGGTCAACGGGTAAGGATTGATGGATCTAGGGGTATTGTGGAATTATCTAACGATTTAAGACCCGAATGATTACCAATTCTCTGAAAGACTTACCAGAAGAATCTGTCTCTCACAATCCCGAAATCAAGAAAAAGGTGATGTTACGCTTCGGCGATTTGCCTCACCTAACTAACTTTTCTCAAGCGCGTTTTGCTCCCGGACAAACCGCACCAGGACACGCACATCAAGATATGTGCGAAGTATTCTTTGTGGAAGCTGGTTCAGGAGTAATTCATATTGATGGTACAGAATACCCCCTGCTTCCAGGGAATTGCGTGGCGATAGAAGTGGGAGAAGTACATGAAGTTGTCAATAGTGGCTCAACTGAGCTTGTTTTGACCTACTTTGGTTTGCGTGTGGAAAAATCAGCGTAATTATTGGAATATCAAAATATTAGTGAGGGTTCAACAATGTTGTGCCCTCACTAATATTTTGTGGATGTTGTTTAAAACAAAGATAAATTTGTAGAATCCTAATATACCAAAGGTGTAGCGCCGCGCATCTGACGTAAAGAATTTATACAAGCAGGACAATCGCAGCCAAATAAGTTGATTGCCACATTGCTTTCTTCGTCATTGAACTCCAGCATGGGAGCATCTTCTTGAGAAAACTCTATTTCACGCTGATAGTTAGGAATTTGAGCCAATACAGAAGCCCTGGCACATACTAAACCCACTTTATGTTTATTGCGGATACAAGATAGACGGTCTGTGCTTTGGGTTGCTGGTTCTGGCTCTATAGCTTGTGCTTGATTCAGCATTACCCCCATAGAGAGAATGGAGCTAATCAGCACAGGAGAAGAAAGCAAACTCAGTAAGAATTTGTTCATTGATTTTCTTATAAAACAATTGCGATCGCTCAAGTTATCCGATTAAATTTTACAGTGCAAGTAAAGCCTATCAGGAATATCACTAAGAGGTTGTTTGAAAAAGAGGTAAGGGAGCAGGGAGCAAAGAGGATACTTTTGTAGGGTGTGTTATCGCGTCAGCGTAACGCACCGTCAGAGATTTTCAGTGTGTTATGGACTTTAAGGACTTACGTGAAAATAAAGTATCAGTAAACCGAGTGTCGAAACCCGTCTGGTTGGGATACTCTTAACCCGCAGATCCCTTAGTCCTAACGCACCCTACTTAAGATTTACTTTATAAATAGTCTCTTAATGGATTGAGGCTTATCTGCTAGCTAAAAAAATCTTTGTGAGCAGCAACAAGCATTTGAGCCTGTCTTAAAACGTTTCCGAATAAATAAATAGGAATCTGCCAAGCTGCAACAGTAACTTCTTTAACTATATCTTGTACACTAATTGCTATTAATTCATGCTCTGGCGGCTCTCCTTCAACGACACCAGACCAAGTAAAAGCTAATAAAAAATCATCCTCTCCAGGCAATGATGCAATTAAGCATTCTTCTGGCGTTGGCTGGCAAATAATCCCATATTCATTTGCAAGTTCTACAAGTTTTTGAAAGTTGTTTATGTTCGTCATTTTTCTTTTGGATGTAATTGAATTTCAGCTTTAGAAAAATCATATTTTTGTCTCCATCACTCAACTTAGTTGCTCCATAGCATAAATTAAAAATTACGAATTATTAAGGAGTTATTGGAGTCTGATCGGGCTTAAGTCCAAAATCTTACCGCGATCGCTTGGTTGCATCAGCAACAATTGTTACTGTTTTAAAAAATTCTGAACTACCTACTTTTTCAGTTAACCTTATTTACATACACCTCCCTTCGTTATCATTTAAATATTGATGCCCTAACTTGATTCAGGCTGACGCAGTGCATTGAGTATTGCGATCGCTTTTGGGGGAACTGCTGTAAACCGAAGCAGAAAAAGATGCTCGTCAACATTAGACTGTTGGATCACCTTGGCATAGATATGTTCTTCTTCTGTAGGCATTTCTGCTTCAATCAATAGCTTGAGTTTGAGATTACTCAATATTTCTAAAGAATCTAACGATCGCAATTGCGCCCCTTTTTCAGATAGGCTAATCAATGCTCCCAGAAATACTTTGCCCACTGCATATTTTCCCTGTAAAATGGTGTATTTTACAGGTACTTCTTGATTGAGAACGATCATTTCATCATCATCATCAGGCAAGAATAAATTATATTTACCGCCAATGCCACGAATTTCACAAATTGTCACAGGGTGTCTCATCCCTTTGGGTTCTATTTGTAATTGCCCAGCAATTTGGAGGTCAATATTGGCATCTTTACAGGTATTTTCAGAAACTAAAATCTGTCCTCCCACTGTATAAGATTCAATTCGAGCAGCCAAATTAACATGACTGCCAATAACTGTATATTGAGCGCGTTTTTGAGAACCTACATTTCCTGCTACGGCTTCCCCTGTATTCATCCCAATTCCCATTTCGAGGATTGGGAAATTCATTTGTTGATTTTTTTCGTTTACTTGCTGCATTGCCAATTGCATAGCAATAGCACAAGCGATCGCTCTTTGGGAATCATCTATGCGGCTAATTGGCGCACCAAATATCACAAAAATGCCATCACCCATAAACTCATTAATCGTGCCTTTATATTGATTAATCACATCTGTCATTGTTCCCAAATAAAGATTCAAAATCTTTACTACTTCTTCAGGTGGCAATTGTTCGGAAATAGCCGAAAATCCTCTTAAATCAGACACTAAAACCGTAACTTTTCTCCGTTCTCCCCCTAGCTTTAACCCAGAAGGAGTTTCTAGGATATTAGAGACGATTTCATCAGTTAGATAGCGGCCGAGAGTTTTTCGCATCTCGGTAGCGCTTTGAGCAATATACTGAGTAAGTGCGATCGCAGAACCAGCAAATGCCAGCAATGAAGGGACAACGGGAATCCACCAACCAGCCAAAAACGCAAGAAAACTACCACCAATTAAACCGCCACCTGCTAGCAAAACACTAACAGCCATAAGGGTTTTCTGGTTGCTACTGTGGCGTTGTAACCAACACAAGCTAGCGCCAATAATTGACCAAATTAAAATTGATAGCCATTCTAGCGGCTCAGGTAAACACTCAATCGATGAACGATCGTCCATTGCCGTACTTAAAATTTGACTAATCAAATTAGCATGAATTGTTATACCCGCCATTCGTTCTGGATCAGTCAAGACATTACTGCTATAAGGCGTATAGAATAGATCCTTCAAACTCTCAGCAGTAGCACCAATTAACACCACCTTACCCCGCATTAAGTTTGGTGGGATGGGTTTATCTTGAACTTCGCCCAGAGAAACTTTAGTAAACTGTTGTATCCGTCCTCGGTAGTTCAACAGAACTTGGTAACTTCCCGCATCTGCTCGGACATAACCCCCATCATTAGCTTCAAAAATAGGGAAAACACCCTGCTTTAACTGCAAATAATTAGAGTTAGTTGCTGCTGGCTTGGCGGTAATCCCTTCAGGCTTTAAGTACAACAATGCCAGTTTTAACCCAAAGCTTTCGAGAATCTCGTCATTTTTTAAATTTACATATAATAATGCTCGCCGAATTTTGCCATCCCCATCTATGGGTAAATCATTTGACCCAATTTGAGCGAGTCGCTTTAGTTCTGGAGACGAATCAACTGCCGAACTATCAACAGTATCAGAGACTTTTTGGACTCCAATCAAATTTGGAGTAGATTTAAAGACCTTAAGTAAAGCTTCATGACCAGGATTGACGGGTAAATCACGATAAATATCTAAACCAATCGCTCTGGGTTGTTGCTGTTTGATTTTTTCTAACAAACTGGCAAGTTTTCCATCAGACATAGGCCACTGTCCCTGCTTGCGGACATCTGCCTCATTAATTTCAACTATGACGATGCGGGTATCAGGCGATTCTTGTGGACGAAGGAGAAAAAATTGATCTAGTGCTGCCAATTCCAACAATTGCAATAATCCAGTCAAGCGTAGTGCAATCACCAGGGCTGTAATATTAGGAACAGCAAGTAAAACACCACGCCATTGCCAGATTTGCGATTTCAGCTTTGCCCACATAAGATTTAGTGCTGAGTGGGGAATAGAGAGTGGGGAGTTGGGAATTCTGCTTTAGCCCCATGCCCTTCTTTCTTAGATGTGCAACAATCGATCAATGGTTCTGAAGCGATCGCACTCAAACCTACTGACTTGAAAAATTGTCTCCAATCCAACCTCGTTTTAAAATTATTCGGCTCAGTCCGGCGTAGCTGCACCAAACTAGTCAGCGCTTCATGCCAAATCCCAGCTTCTGCATAGATGGTGGGTAACTTGTACACATTTGCCTTTGCTAACGCCTCCGACAATGATGAGCCTGGTTGAGTGCGTTCCACCCAACCTTCTACAGTCGGATTGTCGCTGGAGTCTTGAGTATTACAAACAATTGTTAGATACCAGTGATAAGTTTTACCTAGAGCAAGTGCAGGGGAACTCTCAGGAAGTTTGAAGCTAATAATTCCAGGTTTATCAGGAAGCGTAAAAGATGTTTCATAAAATACATTTTGGTCTTCAGCTAGCAGCACAAACTTAGCTGTTTTAACTTGAAATGGAGGTAAATACCAGAAAAATGTTGGATGTTGAGCAAATGTCAGTCCTAATTTATCTGGAGGCATTAAGGGAGTTATTAGTTTTTTCCCTATTAGGCAAGAGCCGCCACGGGTAGAACCACCAGCACTTGCAGGAGGTTTTCCTCGCTGTGGTGGCTTAAATGCCTGACTAATTTGCCAAGTTTTGTTGGGATGGTACGACTGAGCATGTACCTGTGCTGTTAAAGCAGAAAGCAAACCCAAAGGTAAGGAAAAGGGTAGAAAATATAGGAATGGTTTAATCCGTTTCATATTGATAATGCCTAAGTTCTAAATTATTCAAGTGAATAAATCAAGTATTCCCAAAAGCAAGATCAAATTTTTCACTCAACTACAAACTATTGGGCATAGGGCATTGGTTATTCTCCTCTACTCCCCTGCTCCCTGCCCCCCTGCTCCCTGCCCCCTGCCCCCCTGCTCCCTGCCCCCTGCCCCCTACCTCTTCCCGCCCCCTCCCCCTTTTGGTCACAATATGGGAATATATAAAGTTGTAGCTAACCGCCTACGTAGAGGTTTAACGTGGATACCATTGAAATTCCTGCTCTAAATCGGCCAGTGGATGCCACGGTAGAAATTCCCGGTTCTAAAAGTCTTACCAATCGGGCGTTGCTTGTGGCTGCTTTGGCACAAGGTGACTCCATTTTAGAAAATGCCTTATTTAGTGAAGATAGCGAGTATTTTGCTAAATGTTTAGAGCAATTAGGCATTCCCATTACACTGAATCCTCATCTAGCACAGATCCAACTAGCGGGAAGAGGAGGTGAGATTCCAGCTAAACAGGCAGATTTATTTGTGGGTTTATCAGGTACTACAGCACGGTTTATTTCGGCGCTGGTGGCGCTGGGTAACGGTGAATATCGTCTAGATGGCGTTCCCAGAATGCGAGAACGACCGATGGGTGACATGCTGACGGTGCTGGAAACGGGTGGAGCAACTGTTAACTTTGAGGGAAACTCTGGGTTTATGCCCTACACCGTCTATAGCCAGGGATTCGCTGGCGGAAATTTTTGCTTAAAAGCGAACCAAACAAGTCAGCAACTTTCGGCATTGTTGATGATTGCGCCTTACGCTCAACAGGATACGATTTTTGAGGTTGAGGGTACACTGGTTTCTCTGTCTTACATCAAAATGACCTGTCGTCTGATGGCAGATTTTGGCGTAGAGGTAATTCAAATTGGCGATAATCAATTTCAGATCAAAGCGGGTCAACGTTACCAAGCTCAACATTATACAGTAGAACCCGATGCGTCAAATGCTTCTTACTTTTTTGCCGCCGCCGCTGTCACGGGGGGACGGGTGCGCGTCAAACATTTGACTAAACAATCGTGTCAGGGTGATATTCTGTGGCTGAATGTTTTAGAACAGATGGGTTGCCAAATTAAGGATTCGGATGATTACACCGAAGTGACGGGGCCGAAGCAATTGCAAGGCATCGACATTGATATGAATGATATCTCGGATTTGGTGCAAACATTAGCTGCGATCGCACCCTTTGCCAGTTCACCGATTACCATTCGTAACGTGGAACATATTCGCTATAAGGAAACTGACCGAATTAAAGCTGTTGTCACAGAGTTGCGTCGGCTAGGGGTTCAGGTTGAAGAATTTCCAGATAGACTAAAAATTGAGCCTGGCCCCATTACCCCGGCGGAGATTGAAACCTATCACGATCATCGAATGGCGATGGCTTTTGCTGTCACTGGCTTGAAGGTTCCAGGAATTGTAATTAAAGATCCTGGTTGTACAGCAAAAACTTTTCCAGATTACTTTACCAGATTCTTTCAAATGTTAGAACAATAAGACATTGAGTTAAATAGGCCGTTAAAAACCGCATCTACACGAGGCTTTACCCACCTCCGTGGGTTTCAAACACTCAATTTTTTTTAGCCCGCCTGCGCGGACTACCCTGCGGGAAGCTGCAAAGCGTCTATGTTTGTGTAGCCGCGAATTCCATTCACTGGGGCTTAAGTTGACACTAATGCTTCAGTCCTGACTACAAACGAACGTTTTTGATAAATCCAATAATCTTTTATTCTTGATCGTTCTACAAAAATATTTTGGTTATTTAGTGACTATTTATTAGGACTTACGCAAAATATCTCTTAAACTCTGATTTCCCCGTGCCCTCTGTGCCTCTGCGGTAGCCTGCGGCAAGCCACTTCTCTACGAGACGCTACGCGAACGTGTCTACGTTATTCCGTAACTCATGCGTAAGTCCTATTTATATTACAAACTTAAATTTGATGTTATTTTACCTCTAATTAAAGTCTACTTAAACTCAGGATTCTAATATAAGGTGATTCCAACTATTTGGAGACTTATTTCCTCTGATTCAAAAGAGAAAAATCATTCATTTTTATTACTGATTAGAACACAATACGCTTGGGTTAAGAAGAATAGTAGGTTGGGTTGAGCGTAAGCCTTACCCAACAATGCCTTGATAATTTTGGGTTTCGTTTCTCAGCCCAATCTACACAACTTTTATTTTTATCCTTAACTGAACCGTATTGGATTAGAACAGTAATAAATGCCAATTTGGGAAATAAGTAAATTAGAAAAAACTCTTTCTATACCTTGCAGTGTGAATTGCTTACAGAAGTTTATTCTGAGAAAAATTGAGATGAAATTAGTTCCAAAGTTAGTGCTTGCTACTGCTACCCTGACTTTAGGTTTTGCAACTGTAGATGCAAAATCTGTATCTGCTGCGATTATTAATTACGCCTTCACAGTTGATAGTCCTATAACTAAGGGAAATGGCTTTTTTAGCTTTGACG
The Nostoc punctiforme PCC 73102 genome window above contains:
- the gatA gene encoding Asp-tRNA(Asn)/Glu-tRNA(Gln) amidotransferase subunit GatA — its product is MASIRELHQQLVKKERSAVEITQEALERIEALEPKLHSFLCVTAERALEQAGAVDAKIAAGEEIGLLAGIPVGIKDNLCTKGIPTTCASRILENFVPPYESTATQKLADAGAVMVGKTNLDEFAMGSSTENSAYQVTANPWNLSRVPGGSSGGSAAAVSSQECVVALGSDTGGSIRQPASFCGVVGMKPTYGLVSRYGLVAYASSLDQIGPFANTVEDAAILLNAIAGHDPKDSTSLKVAIPNYAASFKPDFKPRGQLRIGIVKETFGEGLDSVVEQAVTKAVDVLQSLGAEIHIISCPRFRYGLPTYYIIAPSEASANLARYDGVKYGYRAPDADNLLSMYTRTRATGFGTEVKRRIMIGTYALSAGYYDAYYLKAQKVRTLIKEDFEKAFRVVDVLVCPTSPTTAFKAGEKTTDPLSMYLTDLMTIPVNLAGLPSLSLPCGFDDQGLPIGLQLIGNVLREDQLFQVAYAYEQATTWHLRKPQIS
- a CDS encoding glycerol-3-phosphate acyltransferase, with protein sequence MFEPWGVLVILIICPLLGGLPLIAWIAYALTGKQLSQVGTRNISVSAAFYHGGKFVGILAVLSEAFKGIAAVFLTRLFFPEGSFWELIALIALVIGRYWIGRGAGTTNVVWGFVVHDPLVAIFVSFFAGISFTILQSKQAVKYGVLLLFPLFVAILHLSDIPRMLAAVALAGLMAWIYAKIPDDMNLPAQEAQTESQAMLEFLRGDVYNGLRQRAMVSLDEELDAAIVGEKAATLSQIKRWGYPVPKGWVLAPIDDPKVLTEFLQPSELSPLVVRSSAIGEDSEHSSAAGQYETVLNVTSPEALQQAIAQVQASYNHPSAVQYRRDRGLNDTAMAVLIQQQVQSVYSGVAFSRDPITQQGDAIIIEALPGSPTQIVSGKVTPEQYRAFVVETEKSSSVQLEGEGRVPQALIKQVAYLAYRLEKRYHGTPQDIEWSYDGQTLWVLQSRPITTLLPIWTRKIAAEVIPGVIHPLTWSINRPLTCGVWGEFFTIVLGDRALGLDFNETATLHYSRAYFNASLLGNIFLRMGLPPESLEFLTRGAKLSKPSLQSTWENLPGLGKLLKRELNLEKDFKQDYHQRFIPGLSQLAQENVDNLEPAKLLIRIDFILELLRHGTYYSILAPLSAALRQAIFRVKDGQIDNSVTPEVAALRSLSAIATDAKQVLLEFEPQQVFEQLKQTPEGEKILQEFDELLQDYGYLSEVGTDISVPTWRENPQMIKQMFVQLMQGNEPRSGAKDAINSIFAGKRKRSFVQRRVDIKGRVTEVYSRLLAELRWSFVALEKIWLKSGLLQKAGDIFFLNFDEVRRLVVGDDFRLIEELDKLVESRRSQFVQDSEIIQVPLLVYGNTPPHPLAPSALYSDQILQGIGASHGQAEGRVKVLRNLQDVPEIDRDTILVVPYTDSGWAPLLLRAGGLIAEVGGRLSHGAIVAREYGIPAVMDVRGATWLLQDGQRVRIDGSRGIVELSNDLRPE
- a CDS encoding helix-turn-helix domain-containing protein, with translation MTLLNQAQVEQLKEITTHLRQVRQEKSIRIEEIAAQTLIRAGVLHALEEERFEELPEPIFLQGFIRRYADALGLDGNALSHTLISNPVVRQDPKNDRKNSDNKPNTYIPLVVTYILLLVAASAGLLHILNPPQITSESLTPEVNNEQSIVSKTNKLTEK
- a CDS encoding CHASE2 domain-containing protein encodes the protein MWAKLKSQIWQWRGVLLAVPNITALVIALRLTGLLQLLELAALDQFFLLRPQESPDTRIVIVEINEADVRKQGQWPMSDGKLASLLEKIKQQQPRAIGLDIYRDLPVNPGHEALLKVFKSTPNLIGVQKVSDTVDSSAVDSSPELKRLAQIGSNDLPIDGDGKIRRALLYVNLKNDEILESFGLKLALLYLKPEGITAKPAATNSNYLQLKQGVFPIFEANDGGYVRADAGSYQVLLNYRGRIQQFTKVSLGEVQDKPIPPNLMRGKVVLIGATAESLKDLFYTPYSSNVLTDPERMAGITIHANLISQILSTAMDDRSSIECLPEPLEWLSILIWSIIGASLCWLQRHSSNQKTLMAVSVLLAGGGLIGGSFLAFLAGWWIPVVPSLLAFAGSAIALTQYIAQSATEMRKTLGRYLTDEIVSNILETPSGLKLGGERRKVTVLVSDLRGFSAISEQLPPEEVVKILNLYLGTMTDVINQYKGTINEFMGDGIFVIFGAPISRIDDSQRAIACAIAMQLAMQQVNEKNQQMNFPILEMGIGMNTGEAVAGNVGSQKRAQYTVIGSHVNLAARIESYTVGGQILVSENTCKDANIDLQIAGQLQIEPKGMRHPVTICEIRGIGGKYNLFLPDDDDEMIVLNQEVPVKYTILQGKYAVGKVFLGALISLSEKGAQLRSLDSLEILSNLKLKLLIEAEMPTEEEHIYAKVIQQSNVDEHLFLLRFTAVPPKAIAILNALRQPESS
- a CDS encoding cupin domain-containing protein — its product is MITNSLKDLPEESVSHNPEIKKKVMLRFGDLPHLTNFSQARFAPGQTAPGHAHQDMCEVFFVEAGSGVIHIDGTEYPLLPGNCVAIEVGEVHEVVNSGSTELVLTYFGLRVEKSA